A genomic stretch from Helianthus annuus cultivar XRQ/B chromosome 1, HanXRQr2.0-SUNRISE, whole genome shotgun sequence includes:
- the LOC110871823 gene encoding GTP cyclohydrolase 1, producing MGALDDGHYCVVLENGVKLLDGGFEHEPETVAIEDAVKVLLQGLGEDVNREGLRKTPLRVAKALREGTRGYKQNVKDIVQGALFPEVGVENGTGLAGGSGGLVLVRDIDLFSYCESCLLPFQVKCHVGYIPSGQRVVGLSKLSRVADIFAKRLQDPQQLADDICFGLHHGINPTGVAVVLQCSHIHFPNFQSAFLDSNHKRLSNVTVGSGLGTFENHDSANWVDFFGLLRCRDISLDNVRSRNSFKDSWCPSRSQKVDLSGNPDMETAVATIVRSLGQDLCRKELVGTPKRFVKWLMNFKDSNLEMKLNGFATMPLKTVGVANYKDNIRSEVNLSLWSLCEHHLLPFYGLVHIGYISGEEMNPVGKSLLQSIVHFHGFKLQVQERLTRQIAETVSPLLGGDIMVVVEANHTCMISRGIEKFGSNTATIAVLGRFSNDPLARSKFLQMIPSYSL from the exons ATGGGAGCTTTAGATGATGGACACTATTGTGTGGTGCTTGAAAATGGTGTGAAGTTGCTTGATGGGGGGTTTGAGCATGAACCAGAAACTGTGGCGATTGAAGATGCTGTGAAGGTTTTGTTGCAGGGTTTGGGTGAAGATGTTAATAGAGAAGGGCTTAGGAAGACCCCTCTTCGTGTTGCTAAAGCCCTTCGTGAAGGAACTAGAG GGTATAAACAGAACGTAAAAGATATAGTTCAAGGTGCGTTATTCCCGGAAGTGGGTGTAGAAAATGGAACCGGGCTTGCTGGAGGATCGGGCGGGCTGGTTCTCGTTAGAGACATTGATCTCTTCTCATACTGCGAGTCTTGTTTACTCCCTTTCCAGGTCAAATGCCACGTAGGCTATATTCCATCCGGCCAACGCGTTGTGGGCCTTAGCAAACTCTCTCGAGTCGCCGATATTTTCGCTAAACGTCTCCAAGATCCACAACAACTAGCAGACGATATTTGTTTCGGTTTACATCACGGAATCAACCCAACGGGTGTTGCCGTTGTTCTTCAATGCTCACACATTCATTTCCCCAATTTCCAATCCGCTTTTCTTGATTCGAACCACAAACGATTGAGTAACGTTACGGTCGGATCCGGTTTGGGAACTTTTGAAAATCACGATTCCGCGAATTGGGTTGACTTTTTCGGTCTCTTAAGATGCCGAGACATAAGTTTAGATAATGTCCGTTCAAGAAACTCGTTTAAAGATTCTTGGTGCCCGTCACGGTCCCAGAAAGTGGACCTCAGTGGTAATCCCGACATGGAGACAGCCGTTGCGACGATCGTACGGTCATTGGGTCAAGACCTGTGTAGAAAAGAACTTGTGGGTACGCCTAAGCGGTTTGTAAAATGGCTCATGAACTTTAAAGATTCGAACTTGGAGATGAAACTAAACGGGTTCGCCACCATGCCGTTGAAAACCGTTGGGGTCGCTAATTATAAAGATAACATTAGATCAGAGGTTAATCTATCTTTATGGTCGCTTTGTGAACACCATTTACTTCCGTTTTACGGGTTAGTTCATATCGGTTACATATCCGGTGAAGAGATGAACCCTGTCGGGAAATCGTTACTGCAGTCGATTGTGCATTTTCATGGTTTTAAACTTCAAGTTCAAGAACGACTAACTCGACAAATTGCGGAAACCGTGTCGCCGTTGTTGGGTGGAGATATAATGGTCGTTGTGGAAGCGAATCACACTTGTATGATCTCGAGAGGGATTGAAAAATTCGGGAGTAATACCGCTACGATTGCGGTTTTGGGTCGGTTTTCAAACGACCCGTTAGCGAGATCGAAGTTTTTACAGATGATTCCGAGCTATTCTTTATAG